A portion of the uncultured Draconibacterium sp. genome contains these proteins:
- a CDS encoding acetate kinase has translation MNILVINAGSSSIKYQLIDMNTELPLSSGIVERIGLEMGVIKHKTFTNGTEEKTVEEFPIPDHGVGLKRVAELLMDEKVGVISDPSEIKAVGHRLVHGGETFTETVEITDEVKAKVEELFPLAPLHNPANLIGVEVAEKVFPNAKQVGVFDTAFHQSIPEKAFRYALPEKFYSEMRIRKYGFHGTSHKFISEKAIEYLGNPDAKIVTIHLGNGASMAAVNGGVCVDTTMGMGPLCGLIMGTRSGDIDPAIIFYLAQQKGYSVQEISDLLNKESGMKGLTGLTDMRDVEKCQREGDPAAILALEMYAYRVKQFVGSYAAAMNGVDAIVFTAGIGENDTSIRQMVCEDMDYLGITWDAEKDKNRKDDVHEINVDGAKTKVLIIPTNEELEIAKQSLALVE, from the coding sequence ATGAATATTTTAGTAATTAATGCAGGTAGCTCGTCAATTAAATATCAGCTGATTGATATGAATACCGAGTTGCCTTTATCGAGTGGAATTGTTGAACGCATTGGCCTTGAGATGGGGGTGATTAAGCACAAAACATTTACCAACGGTACGGAAGAGAAGACAGTTGAAGAGTTTCCGATTCCTGATCATGGTGTAGGTTTGAAACGGGTTGCCGAGCTGCTTATGGACGAGAAGGTTGGTGTAATCAGCGATCCGTCTGAAATTAAAGCCGTTGGTCATCGTTTGGTGCACGGTGGCGAAACTTTTACTGAAACAGTTGAGATTACTGATGAGGTAAAAGCAAAAGTGGAAGAATTATTTCCATTGGCACCTTTGCACAATCCGGCAAACCTGATTGGTGTTGAAGTAGCCGAAAAAGTATTTCCGAACGCAAAACAGGTTGGTGTTTTCGATACTGCTTTTCACCAAAGTATTCCGGAGAAAGCATTCCGCTATGCATTGCCCGAAAAGTTTTATAGTGAAATGCGAATTCGTAAATATGGATTTCACGGAACTTCACACAAATTTATTTCTGAAAAAGCAATTGAGTATTTAGGAAATCCTGATGCCAAAATTGTTACTATTCACTTGGGTAACGGAGCGTCGATGGCTGCAGTAAATGGTGGTGTTTGTGTTGATACAACCATGGGAATGGGACCACTTTGCGGACTTATCATGGGAACTCGCTCGGGAGATATCGATCCGGCAATTATTTTTTACCTGGCACAACAGAAAGGTTATTCTGTTCAGGAAATTTCTGACTTGCTGAACAAGGAGAGTGGAATGAAAGGATTAACCGGTTTAACCGATATGCGCGATGTGGAGAAATGCCAGCGCGAAGGTGATCCGGCGGCTATTCTTGCCCTTGAAATGTATGCTTACCGAGTTAAACAGTTTGTTGGTAGTTATGCTGCTGCAATGAACGGTGTTGATGCCATTGTATTTACCGCCGGAATTGGCGAAAACGATACATCAATTCGCCAGATGGTTTGCGAAGATATGGATTACCTGGGCATTACCTGGGATGCGGAAAAGGATAAAAACAGGAAAGACGACGTTCATGAAATAAATGTGGACGGAGCAAAAACAAAAGTACTTATTATTCCAACCAACGAAGAGCTTGAGATTGCCAAACAATCGTTGGCGCTGGTTGAATAA
- the pta gene encoding phosphate acetyltransferase, which translates to MKTGIYITNTESNTGRSLVTLGVLKVLLSKVSKVGYFRPIINDYPKGTHDNHIETMISYFNLDMEYKDAYGFTMSQVVKYKNMGQEARLIDQIIDRYKQLKEKFDVVVVEGSDFDNKGVTFEFDLNIEFAKNLSIPTILVSSAKDKNMDSAIANLDLAIKSFAERDVVVQSVVMNRVEAGNCDLMREELSKVVPAETSIEIIPEIKKLGSPTIKEINEELGGTVLLGENLLCKQADRYDVGAMQLRNYLDRVEENSLIITPGDRSDIILAALQANASANYPSIAGIVVTGGIAPEPQIVRLIEGLPNIVPIILVDDVTFIAAKKIADVKPRMHPGLPRKIDLSISTFEKYVDTDFLIDKFRSFKTDVVTPYMFQYNLVAKAKSKKQHIVLPEGTDPRILQAASSLVDQGVVEITLLGKRDEIVTKAAEIGVKINGNIKIINPVESEYYEDYWKTYHELRKHKNIPEDMARDALADVSYFGTMMVYKGHADGMVSGAAHTTAHTIIPALQFVKTKPGVKTVSSVFFMCLDDHVSVMGDCAVNVSPTAEQLAEIAVTSADSAIAFGIDPKVALLSYSSGTSGTGVEVDKVRAATEKAIAARPDLKIEGPIQYDAAVDPSVGKSKMPDSQVAGQANVLIFPDLNTGNNTYKAIQRETGALAIGPMLQGLNKPVNDLSRGCTVDDIFNTVVITAIQAQEGF; encoded by the coding sequence ATGAAAACTGGAATTTATATCACAAACACCGAAAGCAATACAGGCAGGTCGCTGGTAACGCTGGGTGTTTTAAAAGTATTACTTTCAAAAGTAAGTAAGGTTGGTTATTTCCGGCCAATCATCAACGACTATCCAAAGGGAACACACGATAATCATATTGAAACCATGATATCGTATTTTAACCTTGATATGGAGTACAAAGACGCTTATGGTTTTACCATGTCGCAAGTGGTTAAGTACAAAAACATGGGGCAGGAAGCACGCCTTATCGATCAGATTATAGACCGCTACAAACAACTGAAAGAAAAGTTTGATGTTGTTGTGGTTGAAGGTTCTGATTTTGATAATAAAGGAGTGACCTTTGAATTCGACCTGAATATTGAATTTGCAAAAAACCTGTCGATACCGACTATTTTAGTTAGCTCGGCAAAAGATAAGAATATGGATAGCGCCATTGCAAATCTCGATTTGGCTATCAAGTCGTTTGCCGAAAGAGATGTGGTGGTGCAATCGGTAGTGATGAACCGCGTTGAAGCCGGAAATTGCGATTTAATGCGCGAAGAATTGAGCAAAGTGGTTCCGGCTGAAACTTCGATTGAGATTATTCCGGAAATTAAAAAATTAGGCAGCCCAACAATTAAAGAAATTAATGAAGAGTTGGGAGGTACCGTTCTGTTGGGCGAGAACCTGTTGTGTAAGCAGGCCGACCGTTACGATGTTGGTGCAATGCAACTTCGTAACTATCTCGACAGGGTAGAGGAGAACAGTCTGATTATTACTCCGGGCGACCGTTCAGATATTATTTTGGCAGCACTTCAGGCCAACGCATCTGCGAATTATCCAAGCATTGCCGGTATTGTGGTTACCGGAGGTATTGCTCCCGAGCCGCAAATTGTTCGGTTAATTGAAGGTTTGCCCAATATTGTTCCTATAATTTTGGTTGACGACGTAACTTTTATTGCAGCCAAAAAAATAGCCGATGTTAAACCAAGAATGCATCCGGGCTTACCACGAAAAATAGATTTAAGTATCTCAACATTCGAAAAATATGTGGATACCGACTTCCTGATCGACAAATTCAGAAGCTTCAAAACTGATGTTGTAACACCATATATGTTCCAATATAACCTGGTTGCGAAAGCCAAATCGAAAAAACAGCACATTGTTTTACCCGAAGGAACCGATCCCCGGATTTTGCAGGCTGCTTCAAGTTTAGTCGACCAGGGCGTTGTTGAAATTACACTCCTTGGAAAACGCGACGAAATAGTAACCAAAGCCGCAGAAATTGGTGTGAAGATTAATGGTAATATCAAAATCATTAATCCGGTTGAATCAGAATATTACGAAGATTACTGGAAAACATACCACGAACTACGTAAACATAAAAATATTCCGGAAGACATGGCTCGCGACGCGCTGGCTGATGTTTCGTATTTTGGAACGATGATGGTTTACAAAGGACATGCTGATGGTATGGTTTCGGGAGCTGCGCACACCACCGCACACACCATTATTCCTGCACTTCAGTTTGTTAAAACCAAACCAGGAGTTAAAACGGTATCGTCAGTTTTCTTCATGTGTCTCGACGATCATGTTTCAGTAATGGGCGACTGCGCTGTTAACGTAAGTCCAACTGCCGAGCAGTTGGCCGAAATTGCCGTTACCTCAGCCGATTCGGCAATTGCTTTTGGTATCGATCCTAAAGTGGCACTGTTGTCGTATTCATCGGGAACGTCAGGAACCGGTGTTGAAGTAGATAAAGTACGTGCTGCAACCGAGAAAGCTATTGCTGCCCGTCCCGACCTAAAAATTGAAGGGCCAATTCAGTACGACGCGGCAGTTGATCCGAGCGTTGGAAAAAGTAAAATGCCCGATTCGCAGGTTGCTGGTCAGGCCAATGTGCTGATATTCCCTGATTTGAATACAGGTAACAATACATACAAAGCCATTCAGCGCGAAACCGGAGCACTGGCAATTGGACCAATGCTGCAAGGCTTAAACAAACCGGTTAACGACCTTAGCCGTGGTTGTACTGTCGACGATATCTTTAATACCGTTGTAATTACTGCCATACAGGCTCAGGAAGGGTTTTAA
- a CDS encoding sigma-70 family RNA polymerase sigma factor, whose protein sequence is MEDLKKIIKDCASGKKRAQEQLYRMFAPKMFGVCLRYAKDNTEAEDNLQDGFIKVFQNIGRFRHEGSLEGWIRRIMVNVSLEKYRKQHVMHPVEDVSIYEGQHVSDDILAGISAKELVAVIQELPPRYRMVFNLFVIEGMNHQEISDEMQITVGTSKSNLARARDILKRRVKQLYGDMEKTSNYTA, encoded by the coding sequence TTGGAAGACCTGAAAAAAATAATAAAAGATTGTGCTTCGGGGAAAAAACGTGCACAAGAGCAATTATACCGAATGTTTGCACCAAAAATGTTTGGGGTTTGCTTGCGCTATGCCAAAGATAACACCGAAGCAGAAGATAACTTGCAAGACGGGTTTATAAAGGTATTTCAAAATATTGGCCGGTTTAGGCACGAAGGTTCTTTGGAAGGATGGATTAGGCGGATAATGGTAAATGTTTCGTTGGAAAAATACCGGAAACAACATGTTATGCATCCGGTTGAAGATGTGAGTATTTACGAGGGACAACATGTATCGGATGATATTTTGGCCGGAATTTCGGCAAAAGAACTGGTAGCAGTTATACAGGAATTGCCACCGCGCTACCGAATGGTTTTTAACCTTTTTGTGATTGAAGGAATGAACCACCAGGAAATAAGTGATGAGATGCAAATTACCGTGGGAACATCAAAATCGAACCTGGCGCGCGCCAGAGATATTTTGAAACGCCGGGTAAAACAGCTTTATGGAGATATGGAGAAAACAAGTAATTACACAGCTTGA
- a CDS encoding serpin family protein: MKLYLSLFLVLVLFIASSCNTSTDDPDPKKTIELDEKSAELVAADNTFGLNLFQTIREEIHKTSQEENIMISPLSVSLALAMAYNGADNNTKLEMENVMQLNGLTSEQINNSYKSLISALQSLDEDVVFEIANAIYYADGFPIKQPFLDINSDFYNAEVNALDFGNTAHVLNTINGWVADKTHDKIKTIINDLSEDARLVLLNAIYFFGNWAIEFDEDGTKMRSFYYADGTSGEVETMHKEDELAYTENELFSAVKLPYGNGQYNMVVMLPSEGKNSVNVINELNAANWNSWNNQFETRENVVVTMPRFKFEFKSNLNDMLKSMGMLDAFSPTNADFSKISDVDLFISTVVHKTYIDVNETGTEAAAVTAIIFETTSAGGPVEEKTYFRVNKPFVFAITEKDTDAILFIGEVQNPKYEE; the protein is encoded by the coding sequence ATGAAATTGTATTTATCACTATTTCTCGTTTTAGTTCTTTTTATTGCCAGTTCGTGTAATACTAGCACCGACGATCCGGATCCTAAAAAAACGATTGAGTTAGATGAAAAATCGGCAGAACTGGTAGCTGCTGACAATACATTTGGCTTAAACCTGTTTCAAACCATTCGGGAAGAAATTCATAAAACAAGCCAGGAAGAAAATATTATGATATCGCCGCTAAGTGTTTCGCTGGCGTTAGCCATGGCCTATAACGGTGCCGATAACAACACAAAGCTGGAGATGGAAAATGTAATGCAACTAAATGGCCTTACATCGGAGCAAATTAATAACTCGTACAAAAGTTTAATTTCCGCTTTGCAATCGCTTGACGAAGATGTAGTTTTTGAAATTGCCAATGCCATTTATTATGCCGATGGATTTCCAATAAAACAGCCCTTCCTCGATATTAACTCCGACTTTTACAATGCTGAAGTAAATGCGCTTGATTTTGGCAATACGGCACACGTGCTAAATACCATAAACGGATGGGTTGCCGATAAAACGCATGACAAAATCAAAACAATTATAAATGACCTCTCGGAAGATGCGCGCCTGGTGCTGCTAAACGCCATTTATTTCTTCGGAAACTGGGCCATCGAATTTGATGAAGACGGAACCAAGATGCGTTCTTTTTATTACGCCGATGGCACCAGCGGAGAGGTTGAAACAATGCACAAAGAAGACGAACTTGCTTATACCGAGAACGAATTGTTTAGTGCCGTAAAACTTCCATACGGCAACGGTCAGTACAATATGGTTGTAATGCTACCAAGTGAAGGCAAAAACTCGGTGAATGTGATTAATGAGTTGAATGCCGCCAACTGGAATTCGTGGAACAATCAATTCGAAACTCGTGAGAATGTAGTGGTAACCATGCCCCGTTTTAAATTTGAGTTTAAAAGCAATTTGAATGACATGTTAAAGTCGATGGGGATGCTTGACGCTTTCTCGCCAACGAATGCAGATTTTTCAAAAATTTCTGATGTCGATCTCTTTATCAGCACCGTAGTTCACAAAACTTATATTGATGTGAATGAGACGGGTACCGAAGCAGCAGCAGTTACAGCAATTATTTTTGAAACGACAAGCGCCGGCGGCCCGGTTGAGGAAAAGACTTATTTCAGAGTTAATAAACCATTTGTTTTTGCAATTACAGAAAAAGATACCGATGCCATTTTATTTATTGGCGAAGTGCAAAATCCGAAATATGAGGAATAG
- a CDS encoding NigD-like N-terminal domain-containing protein, which produces MKRLVVILSVFFIVFTSCQDDDPISFDATGTVIDYAGAGDCGFIIELDNGNKVQPLYYPDNFVFSQGQRVLITYTELDNVYISCDQGVPCEVSYAEELSCSPYVDLYFENYDSLARDPVHLHEAYMDGDCLYFKISYSGGCQDHTIDLARMHPWTASSSTVPTFEIRHNANGDLCEAWFTREFRFDLSELKAEGKTEFVLTAKLIDDEVYNKIFQLD; this is translated from the coding sequence ATGAAACGATTAGTCGTAATACTATCCGTATTTTTTATTGTATTTACCAGTTGCCAGGACGATGACCCGATATCGTTTGACGCAACAGGTACTGTAATTGATTATGCAGGTGCCGGCGACTGTGGTTTCATTATTGAGTTGGATAACGGCAATAAAGTTCAACCTTTGTACTACCCCGACAATTTTGTTTTTTCGCAAGGACAGCGTGTGCTGATTACATACACTGAGCTCGACAATGTTTACATAAGTTGCGACCAGGGAGTTCCGTGCGAAGTTAGCTATGCCGAAGAATTATCGTGCTCGCCTTATGTCGACCTGTATTTTGAGAATTACGATAGTTTGGCCCGCGATCCCGTGCATTTACACGAGGCATACATGGATGGCGACTGCCTTTATTTTAAGATTTCGTACAGCGGAGGTTGCCAGGATCATACCATCGATTTGGCGCGCATGCATCCCTGGACGGCCAGCAGCTCAACCGTTCCAACATTTGAAATAAGGCACAATGCCAACGGCGATTTGTGCGAAGCGTGGTTTACCCGCGAGTTCCGCTTCGATTTGTCGGAATTAAAAGCCGAAGGAAAAACCGAATTTGTTCTCACCGCCAAACTTATCGACGACGAGGTATACAATAAAATATTTCAGCTAGATTAG